The genomic interval AGTAAGAAGAGGAAATCAGTACAACGGAATAATTCTTGATCCTCCTGCATATGGCCGGGGGCCAGATGGTGAAAAATGGCTTTTGGAAGAAAACCTGAATGAAATTTTAAGGTTGTGCGCTTTGTTATTGAAGAAGAAGAATTTCTTTTTTATCATCAATTTATACTCATTAGGTTTCTCTGCACTTATTGTCGAAAATCTGGTCAAAGCACATTTTGGTGATCAGATCCATCACGAATTTGGAGAACTTTTCATTCCCGATTCTTTTGGAAAAAAGCTGCCACTTGGAGTATTTTCCCGATTTTCGGATCAGAGTGTCTAAATTATTAATAGATTGTTCAATTTTGTAATATGATTGAAACAGTGCATAAAATAAAACCGGATCAGCAACTTACATGAAGGTGAACCGAATTTTATACCCGATATTTTATTCCCTCATCATTTTGGCCACGACTTGTATTTTACAGTCCTGCCAGAGTGATGCCAGAAATAATACGCGTATTCCTCCCGTAATAAAGAATACAAAAGCAAAATTGGAAAAAGACGCTTTATTATCTCTCACCGAGCTGATTAACCGCAACATTGACCAGAACTCTAATTATTTCAAAAGAGCGAGGATCTATTTTGACAAGGAGCAATTTAAGCAGGCATTGGCTGATATTAACGAAGCGATTGAAGAACAGGAAAATGTTGGGGAATATTTTTTATTGAGAGGTAAGATTAACAGGGAGATTGGCGAAATGGATCTGGCATTGGAAGATGCCGAACGTGCCGAAGCTTTGCAGCAGAACAGCCCTGAACTGTATGTGTTGCTGGCCGATATTTTACAGGTAAAAGGAAAATTCAGGGAGGCCGGTAAATATCTGAACCAGGCAATGCAAATGGCTCCTTACGATGGATCTGCTTATTATGTTAAAGGAATGCTGGAAGCCCGCCAGGGTGATTCTCTTTCTAGTCTGACCAGTTTAAGCTATGCGATGAATGTAAATCCTCGTTTGCTTCGTGCCTATCTGCAGAGTACAATTATTAATAGGAAACTACTGAATTATGATCAGGCACTGGTTATTAATGATATGGCTATAAAAAGGTTCCCGAATATGCCGGAGCTTTATTTTGAAAAAGGCGAGCTATATAATGTCCTGGCCAAGCCTGATACTGCTATTATTTATTATCAAAAAGCGGTTTCTCTTAATCCTAAATATACGGAGGCTCTATACCAGATGGCAACCTATGAAATTAAGCAAAGATATTATTACAAAGCACTTGTATCGTTGCAGCAATTGCAGAAGGTAAAACCTGACTATCCGCTTATCAATAATATGATAGGGCTTTGCTATGAAAAAACGGGTGACTATCCAAGGGCACGTGAATATTATACCGTAGCGCTGAACATGAATGATGCCGACAGGGATGCACATAACGGATTGTGGAGGATCAGAGTTCGGGAAACCAACCCTTCTTATTATTCCGGTGAATCCGATGAGCGGCAATACAAGTTACTGGACACCGCACGTGTAAAAATCGACCTGATACAACCGCGAAAAAGTATAAATATGCAGGTTGATTCGTCACGAAAAGCGAAAATTCAATAGATTTGCAACTTTACAGGTTCTAATTTAACCTAAAATTTGTCGACGGATAAATAAAACTGTTATTTACCTGGCCAATTTAAGGTCCATCAGAAATAACAGACTAAATTACTGTTAACGAATAATCTATAACGATCATAGTACAACTTTGAATGAAAGACGAGTCTCAAATTAAAATTACTCTGCCCGATGGTAGCGAACGGTTTTACCCAAAAGGTATTACTGCTATGGGCATCGCTTTAAGTATTAGTGAAGGCCTTGCCCGCAATGTAATTGCTGCAAAGGTGAATAGTGAAGTGTGGGATCCGTCACGTGAAATAACGCAGGATTCTTTAGTAAAACTTCTCACGTGGAATGACGAAGAAGGAA from Dyadobacter sp. NIV53 carries:
- a CDS encoding lipopolysaccharide assembly protein LapB: MKVNRILYPIFYSLIILATTCILQSCQSDARNNTRIPPVIKNTKAKLEKDALLSLTELINRNIDQNSNYFKRARIYFDKEQFKQALADINEAIEEQENVGEYFLLRGKINREIGEMDLALEDAERAEALQQNSPELYVLLADILQVKGKFREAGKYLNQAMQMAPYDGSAYYVKGMLEARQGDSLSSLTSLSYAMNVNPRLLRAYLQSTIINRKLLNYDQALVINDMAIKRFPNMPELYFEKGELYNVLAKPDTAIIYYQKAVSLNPKYTEALYQMATYEIKQRYYYKALVSLQQLQKVKPDYPLINNMIGLCYEKTGDYPRAREYYTVALNMNDADRDAHNGLWRIRVRETNPSYYSGESDERQYKLLDTARVKIDLIQPRKSINMQVDSSRKAKIQ